A window of the Bacillus sp. A301a_S52 genome harbors these coding sequences:
- a CDS encoding cell wall hydrolase, whose product MKQNHTKLSVIKLILLTLFCMMSLTTPQSAEAFSGQVVQRGATGDDVVELQARMQYNGYYNGTIDGVFGWQTYWSVKEFQKQFGLEVVDGVVGEKTKAMLERATKFDKEFVHQNLREGRKFTYYGGVDKNIQRGPKGSKGQPKKQPKEDGVAKQEEQKQPKEEAPAPKEEPPPAEGRRAEEEPEAPAEETPPQEQEPAEQPTPEAAEPLEVEEDPEEAPEPPEVEEDPEETPEEDPEEEIVTPDEEEPEAQDDDMNIEKAMNVPEGFSDNDIQLMAQAVYGEARGEPYEGQVAVAAVILNRIESPIFPNTVSDVIFEPLAFTAVADGQIWMDPDDRARKAVLDAINGQDPSGNAIYYFNPQTATNKWIWSRPQIKQIGKHIFCE is encoded by the coding sequence ATGAAACAAAACCATACTAAGCTTTCGGTTATAAAGCTGATATTATTGACGCTTTTTTGCATGATGAGTCTTACCACTCCTCAAAGTGCCGAAGCATTTTCAGGTCAAGTTGTGCAACGTGGGGCAACTGGAGATGATGTCGTCGAGCTTCAAGCGAGAATGCAGTATAACGGGTATTACAACGGGACAATTGATGGTGTGTTTGGATGGCAGACATATTGGTCTGTTAAAGAGTTTCAAAAGCAGTTTGGACTGGAAGTAGTAGATGGTGTAGTAGGAGAGAAAACAAAAGCAATGCTCGAACGGGCAACAAAATTTGATAAAGAATTTGTTCATCAAAATCTTAGAGAAGGAAGAAAATTTACGTATTATGGGGGTGTTGATAAAAATATTCAACGTGGGCCTAAAGGCAGCAAGGGTCAACCAAAAAAACAGCCAAAAGAAGATGGTGTAGCAAAGCAAGAAGAACAAAAACAACCGAAAGAAGAAGCGCCAGCACCTAAAGAGGAGCCGCCCCCAGCAGAAGGAAGACGAGCGGAAGAGGAGCCGGAAGCACCAGCAGAAGAAACTCCTCCTCAGGAACAGGAGCCTGCTGAACAGCCAACACCAGAAGCTGCTGAGCCGCTAGAAGTGGAAGAGGACCCAGAAGAAGCCCCTGAACCACCAGAAGTAGAAGAGGACCCAGAAGAAACCCCTGAGGAGGATCCAGAAGAAGAGATCGTGACTCCTGATGAAGAAGAACCAGAAGCGCAAGATGATGACATGAATATTGAGAAAGCTATGAATGTTCCGGAAGGGTTTTCGGATAATGATATTCAACTGATGGCTCAAGCTGTATATGGCGAAGCCCGAGGAGAACCGTATGAAGGACAAGTTGCCGTTGCAGCAGTTATATTAAATCGTATTGAAAGTCCAATCTTTCCTAATACTGTATCCGATGTCATATTTGAACCACTGGCTTTCACAGCCGTAGCAGATGGACAAATATGGATGGATCCTGATGATCGGGCAAGGAAGGCTGTGCTGGATGCTATTAACGGGCAAGATCCATCAGGTAATGCGATCTATTATTTTAACCCACAAACAGCAACGAATAAATGGATTTGGTCTCGACCACAAATTAAACAAATCGGTAAACACATTTTCTGTGAATAA
- the ypdA gene encoding YpdA family putative bacillithiol disulfide reductase, with amino-acid sequence MLKEDILIVGAGPCGLSAAIELQKIGYNPLIIERGNIVHSLFKYPTHQQFFSSSDKLAIGEIPFYSTERKPKRNEALVYYREVVKEKNLRIKAFEEVLAVTMEKSGKFIVQTKRKTGEKLTYLAKHIVIATGYYDSPNFMNIPGEDLPHVYHYFHEAHTFFNQKVVVIGGKNSAVDAALELEKAGAEVTVVYRGKDYSQSIKPWILPEFDGLVKKNVIKMHFNTLVCEILPNKVLVEKDEKTEYLAADFVFAMTGYHSDHSFIEGMGVKLDKGSGRPTFDMQTMETNVENIYIAGVIAAGNNANEIFIENGREHGKLIAHSIASK; translated from the coding sequence ATGCTAAAGGAAGATATTTTGATTGTAGGAGCAGGCCCATGCGGTTTATCAGCAGCCATTGAATTACAAAAGATAGGCTATAATCCTCTTATTATCGAAAGAGGAAATATTGTCCATTCCCTCTTTAAATATCCTACTCATCAACAGTTTTTTAGTTCGAGCGATAAATTAGCTATCGGTGAAATTCCTTTTTACAGTACAGAAAGAAAACCAAAAAGGAACGAGGCGTTAGTTTATTATCGTGAGGTCGTTAAAGAGAAAAATTTACGGATAAAAGCATTTGAAGAAGTACTTGCAGTGACAATGGAAAAATCAGGTAAATTTATCGTGCAAACAAAACGGAAAACTGGGGAAAAGCTAACATACTTAGCTAAACATATCGTTATAGCCACTGGCTATTATGATTCTCCTAACTTTATGAACATTCCTGGGGAAGATTTACCACATGTTTATCACTACTTCCATGAAGCTCATACGTTTTTTAACCAAAAGGTCGTGGTAATCGGCGGAAAAAATTCTGCAGTTGATGCAGCATTGGAGTTGGAAAAAGCAGGAGCTGAAGTGACGGTCGTTTACCGAGGGAAGGACTATTCACAAAGTATTAAGCCATGGATTCTTCCAGAATTCGATGGGCTTGTAAAAAAGAATGTGATAAAGATGCATTTTAATACTCTTGTGTGTGAGATATTACCGAATAAGGTGCTCGTTGAGAAAGACGAGAAAACAGAGTATCTAGCCGCCGATTTTGTGTTTGCTATGACAGGTTACCATTCCGATCATTCCTTTATTGAAGGAATGGGTGTTAAACTAGATAAGGGTTCTGGAAGACCGACATTTGATATGCAAACGATGGAAACGAATGTTGAAAATATTTACATTGCTGGAGTCATTGCGGCGGGGAATAATGCTAATGAAATTTTTATCGAAAATGGGCGTGAGCACGGGAAATTAATTGCTCACAGTATCGCATCGAAATAA
- the ypeB gene encoding germination protein YpeB, giving the protein MARNIIIGILVVVVIGAGFWGYREHEEKNAILNHTENSYQRAFHDLTYQIDLLHDEIGSTLAMNSTEKLSPSLAEVWRVSSQAQSDLGQLPLGLMPFSKTEEFLKKVGDFSYQHSIRNQDHEPLTDENYDDLKTLYGQAADIQNELRSVQSLVLKDHLRWMDAEMAMKAGDEPLNNAIVNGFKIIDDKVSGFSEVNFDSEKEHVAGNDEKIFERIKDEETINQEEAKEVAKKFLGRSRLDDVQVTETGEGLDYEAYSLTIADKKHNTNITMDITKNGGHPVWMLNERDIDKDVLSLSEAADNAKSFLDTNDFDNMQLVDSKQYDNVGVFQFVFVDEKIRIYPDEVVVEVALDEGDVIGFENFGYLANHKEDREFNLELTKEEAEEKANGNLDIKEHHVAVIENQAGDEVTCHEFYGTIDNDTFRIFINAETGSEEQVEKLPNPEPVYH; this is encoded by the coding sequence ATGGCACGTAATATCATTATCGGTATACTAGTTGTAGTCGTTATAGGAGCAGGATTTTGGGGGTATAGAGAACATGAGGAGAAAAATGCGATTTTAAATCATACAGAGAACAGTTATCAACGAGCTTTTCATGACTTGACGTATCAGATTGATTTGTTGCACGATGAAATTGGATCTACATTAGCCATGAATTCTACAGAAAAGCTTTCACCATCGTTAGCGGAAGTGTGGAGGGTAAGCTCACAAGCACAAAGTGATTTAGGGCAATTGCCTTTGGGGTTAATGCCATTTAGTAAAACCGAGGAATTTTTAAAAAAGGTTGGTGATTTCTCATACCAGCATTCAATCAGGAATCAAGATCACGAGCCCCTAACAGATGAAAACTATGATGACCTAAAAACACTCTATGGTCAAGCAGCAGATATACAAAACGAATTAAGAAGTGTTCAGTCATTAGTTTTAAAGGATCATTTAAGATGGATGGATGCGGAAATGGCAATGAAAGCAGGAGACGAGCCTTTAAATAACGCCATAGTAAATGGTTTTAAAATAATTGATGATAAGGTATCTGGATTTTCTGAAGTGAATTTTGACTCTGAAAAAGAGCATGTAGCTGGGAATGATGAAAAAATATTTGAACGAATCAAAGATGAGGAGACGATTAATCAAGAAGAAGCAAAAGAGGTTGCTAAAAAATTCTTAGGTCGATCTAGGTTAGATGATGTGCAAGTAACAGAAACAGGAGAAGGATTAGATTATGAAGCATATAGCTTAACGATAGCTGACAAGAAGCATAATACGAATATAACAATGGATATTACTAAAAATGGTGGACATCCAGTATGGATGTTGAACGAAAGAGATATTGATAAAGATGTCTTAAGTTTAAGTGAAGCAGCTGATAACGCTAAAAGCTTTTTAGATACTAACGACTTTGATAACATGCAATTGGTTGATAGTAAGCAATATGATAACGTGGGAGTCTTTCAGTTTGTGTTCGTGGATGAGAAGATTCGAATTTATCCTGATGAAGTTGTCGTAGAAGTAGCTTTAGATGAAGGTGATGTTATCGGGTTTGAAAACTTCGGCTATTTAGCAAACCATAAAGAAGATCGTGAATTTAACTTAGAATTGACGAAAGAAGAAGCCGAGGAAAAAGCAAACGGTAATCTCGATATTAAAGAACACCATGTGGCAGTGATTGAAAACCAAGCTGGGGATGAAGTGACATGTCACGAATTTTATGGGACAATTGATAATGATACATTTCGTATCTTTATCAATGCAGAAACGGGTAGTGAAGAACAAGTAGAAAAACTCCCTAACCCTGAACCTGTCTATCACTAA
- a CDS encoding asparaginase, translating into MKKILIVHTGGTIAMSEDKNTGEVKPTSANPLALPIDSLQGVEIKSEDFLNVPSPHMTIDLMMSLAHFIDEEVANHHYSGVVVTHGTDTLEETAYLLDLVLKSKCPVVVTGAMRSSNELGSDGPPNLLSAVRTAMSETANNKGVLVVLNDEIHTAKNATKTHTSNIATFQSPQYGPIGIVTKRDIHFHHAPIIREKFHLTFLTKKVLLIKAVAGMEKEILEAVCHINLDGLVLEALGQGNMPPETLAPIEKLVTKGIPVVLVSRCFNGIVQDTYSYDGGGRQLKNIGVIFTNGLNGQKARIKLMAALEETSDLLKLQEIFQR; encoded by the coding sequence ATGAAAAAAATATTAATTGTACATACGGGTGGTACGATAGCCATGAGTGAAGATAAAAATACTGGGGAAGTAAAACCGACGAGTGCCAACCCTTTAGCTCTTCCAATTGACAGCTTACAAGGTGTAGAAATTAAAAGTGAAGATTTCCTTAATGTGCCTTCCCCTCATATGACTATCGATTTAATGATGTCCTTAGCACATTTTATCGATGAAGAAGTAGCCAATCATCATTATAGTGGTGTCGTTGTCACACATGGAACGGATACTCTTGAGGAAACTGCTTATTTACTTGATCTCGTGTTAAAAAGCAAGTGTCCAGTTGTTGTAACGGGCGCAATGCGTTCTAGTAATGAACTTGGTTCTGATGGGCCTCCTAATTTGCTATCCGCTGTGAGAACTGCTATGAGTGAGACTGCTAATAATAAAGGTGTATTAGTCGTCTTAAACGATGAGATTCACACTGCTAAGAATGCGACTAAAACACACACGAGTAATATTGCAACCTTCCAAAGCCCTCAGTATGGGCCAATCGGCATCGTCACTAAACGTGATATTCATTTCCACCATGCACCGATTATACGGGAAAAATTTCACTTAACTTTTTTAACAAAAAAAGTCTTGCTTATTAAAGCCGTCGCAGGAATGGAAAAAGAGATACTGGAAGCAGTCTGCCACATTAACCTGGATGGGCTTGTTCTAGAGGCGTTAGGACAAGGAAATATGCCACCTGAAACGTTAGCACCGATTGAGAAGTTAGTAACGAAAGGAATTCCTGTTGTACTCGTTTCAAGGTGTTTTAATGGTATTGTTCAAGATACTTATAGTTATGATGGGGGGGGGAGACAGCTTAAAAATATTGGCGTTATCTTTACTAATGGATTAAACGGCCAAAAAGCTCGTATTAAGTTAATGGCAGCCCTTGAAGAAACATCAGACCTTCTGAAGTTACAAGAAATTTTTCAACGGTAA
- a CDS encoding type 2 isopentenyl-diphosphate Delta-isomerase yields MSRSKRKIDHIEYAMQIGQTRASGLDDITFIHQSFPDTVVNQISLSAKVGELQFSSPIYINAMTGGGGRKTEKINRQLAQIANVLNIPMAVGSQMSAVKDKSEQPSYKVVRQYHPRGLVFANVGSEATVDQALFCTNMLEADALQIHMNVIQELVMPEGDRDFKGALKRVESIIKAIKTPVIVKEVGFGMSRETVKQLYNIGVSYVDVGGFGGTNFSLIENSRRTRQMPFFDEWGIPTAVSVAEAAVYNDDNLNLTIFASGGIQNALDIAKVIALGANAAGLAGTVLKWVKDDGVERTIDKLNGLLTDLKFIMAAVGAKTITDLKKCPIIISGSTREWLIERGIDTTTFANRSY; encoded by the coding sequence TTGAGCCGTTCAAAAAGAAAGATAGATCATATTGAATATGCCATGCAAATTGGCCAAACTCGTGCCTCAGGGTTAGATGATATTACCTTTATTCACCAAAGCTTCCCTGACACGGTCGTAAATCAAATCTCACTTTCTGCAAAAGTTGGCGAACTTCAATTTAGTTCGCCTATTTATATCAATGCTATGACAGGTGGCGGAGGTCGAAAAACTGAAAAAATTAACCGTCAACTGGCACAGATAGCGAATGTTTTAAACATTCCTATGGCTGTCGGGTCACAAATGTCTGCTGTGAAAGATAAAAGTGAACAACCTTCATATAAAGTTGTAAGGCAGTACCATCCACGTGGACTTGTTTTTGCTAACGTCGGTAGTGAAGCAACTGTAGACCAAGCTTTATTTTGTACAAATATGCTGGAAGCAGATGCTTTGCAAATTCATATGAATGTGATTCAAGAACTGGTTATGCCTGAAGGAGACAGAGACTTCAAAGGAGCACTTAAACGTGTAGAGTCTATCATAAAAGCGATAAAAACCCCAGTTATTGTTAAAGAGGTTGGGTTTGGAATGAGTAGAGAAACGGTGAAGCAGTTATATAATATCGGTGTCTCTTATGTAGATGTTGGAGGATTTGGTGGAACTAATTTTTCTCTTATTGAAAATTCTAGACGAACTAGACAAATGCCCTTTTTTGATGAGTGGGGAATCCCTACAGCGGTTAGTGTTGCAGAAGCAGCAGTTTATAATGATGATAATTTAAACTTGACTATTTTTGCCTCTGGAGGCATACAGAATGCACTTGATATAGCGAAGGTGATAGCACTGGGAGCGAATGCAGCCGGATTGGCAGGCACAGTTTTAAAGTGGGTTAAAGACGATGGTGTCGAGCGAACAATTGATAAATTAAACGGTTTGTTAACGGATTTAAAATTTATAATGGCTGCAGTAGGAGCTAAAACAATAACGGATCTGAAAAAATGCCCAATTATTATCTCAGGCTCCACAAGAGAGTGGTTAATCGAAAGAGGAATTGATACAACAACCTTTGCAAACCGAAGTTATTAA
- a CDS encoding (d)CMP kinase yields MNTQMNIAIDGPAGAGKSTVAKLLAEKLEFIYIDTGAMYRALTWKAIKENVDVNHEKELHQLLKECDITLVNESGRSHVKLNGQDVTDEIRNASVTNTVSYVAKHPLIRKEMVSKQQLLAANGGTVMDGRDIGTAVLPEANVKIFLTASVEERAKRRHEENVAKGMPSDFVKLKEDIAKRDQIDSERDVAPLKQAEDAIVLDSTSMSIEEVVDNIFSVIVERDGTVEH; encoded by the coding sequence ATGAATACTCAAATGAATATCGCAATAGATGGACCAGCAGGGGCTGGTAAAAGTACTGTCGCTAAGTTACTTGCTGAAAAATTGGAATTCATTTATATAGATACTGGCGCCATGTACCGTGCATTAACTTGGAAGGCTATTAAGGAGAACGTGGACGTCAATCACGAGAAAGAGTTACATCAACTTCTAAAAGAGTGTGATATAACACTTGTTAATGAATCTGGACGTTCGCACGTAAAATTAAACGGACAAGATGTGACTGATGAGATACGAAATGCGTCAGTTACAAACACTGTTTCTTATGTAGCGAAGCACCCACTCATCCGGAAGGAAATGGTATCGAAGCAACAATTATTAGCCGCCAATGGCGGAACCGTGATGGATGGAAGAGATATTGGTACTGCTGTGTTACCAGAAGCAAATGTAAAAATATTTCTCACAGCTTCTGTGGAAGAAAGAGCTAAGCGCCGACATGAGGAAAATGTCGCGAAAGGAATGCCTTCTGACTTCGTGAAATTGAAAGAGGATATTGCTAAAAGAGATCAAATAGATTCAGAAAGAGACGTAGCCCCATTAAAGCAAGCCGAAGATGCCATTGTGCTTGATTCAACTTCGATGTCAATCGAAGAAGTTGTAGATAATATATTTAGCGTTATTGTTGAAAGGGATGGGACCGTTGAGCACTAA
- a CDS encoding 1-acyl-sn-glycerol-3-phosphate acyltransferase, which translates to MGPLSTKLFSFGQFLCRLFFRIFYRVELVGKENIPVDDGVLLCSNHIHNLDPPLVGCFLKRKTRFMAKAELFEAPILKTLLPKLGTFPIRRGMSDRQALRTGLKLLSDSELIGVFPEGTRSKTGTLGKGLTGVGFFALRSKAAVVPCAVIGTYKPFSKLKLVYGQPIDMTTLRNEKASAEQATEEIMASIQQLLDKHKTH; encoded by the coding sequence ATGGGACCGTTGAGCACTAAATTGTTTTCATTTGGTCAATTTCTATGTAGATTGTTTTTTCGTATTTTTTATCGAGTTGAACTAGTTGGTAAAGAGAACATTCCTGTTGACGATGGCGTGTTGCTTTGTAGCAATCATATACATAACTTGGACCCACCATTAGTCGGCTGTTTTTTAAAGAGAAAGACAAGGTTTATGGCTAAAGCCGAATTATTTGAAGCTCCCATTCTTAAAACATTACTTCCGAAACTTGGAACATTCCCTATACGCAGAGGAATGAGTGATCGCCAAGCATTGAGAACGGGATTAAAACTATTAAGTGATTCTGAGTTAATCGGTGTTTTTCCAGAAGGAACTCGCAGTAAAACCGGAACATTAGGCAAAGGCTTGACAGGGGTAGGTTTTTTCGCACTCCGATCTAAGGCTGCTGTTGTTCCATGTGCTGTCATTGGCACTTATAAGCCTTTTTCGAAATTAAAACTTGTATACGGTCAACCAATTGATATGACAACGTTAAGAAATGAAAAAGCATCCGCAGAGCAAGCAACTGAGGAAATAATGGCAAGTATTCAACAGCTTCTTGATAAGCATAAAACGCACTAA
- the rpsA gene encoding 30S ribosomal protein S1: MVEEMNNEMAEFKSLSVGDLTKGTVAKVEDKQAFVNVGYKMDGVLPISELSSLHIEKVDDVLKEGEEHEFKVIKLTEEELVLSKKAVVAEKAWDDIEQKLESGETFEAEVADVVKGGLVVDVGVRGFIPASLVERHYVEDFADYKGKMLRLKVVEMDREKNKLILSQRAVLDEEVNEKKKETLSSVNEGEIIEGTVQRLTSFGAFVDIGGVDGLVHISQMAHHHVEQPSDVVSEGDSVKVKVLGVDPDNERISLSIKDTLPGPWELLEGQIQPGQVIKGTVRRLVSFGAFIEVAPGVEGLVHISQIANRHIGTPGEVLKENEEVSAKVLDVNTKDKRISLSIRALEEEKEAKAENQVKQEYEKDDDHGGFSLGDVIGDQLKKYKN, from the coding sequence ATGGTAGAAGAGATGAATAACGAAATGGCCGAATTCAAATCCTTATCAGTAGGAGATTTGACAAAAGGAACGGTGGCAAAGGTTGAGGACAAACAAGCTTTCGTAAATGTTGGCTATAAAATGGACGGTGTATTACCAATTAGTGAACTGTCTAGTCTTCACATCGAAAAAGTTGACGATGTTTTAAAAGAAGGGGAAGAACATGAGTTCAAAGTGATTAAATTAACAGAAGAAGAGCTAGTTCTTTCTAAAAAAGCCGTCGTTGCTGAAAAGGCTTGGGATGATATTGAGCAAAAACTAGAATCAGGGGAAACTTTTGAAGCTGAAGTTGCAGATGTAGTAAAGGGTGGCCTCGTGGTTGATGTTGGCGTTAGAGGCTTTATACCTGCATCATTAGTAGAACGTCATTATGTTGAAGATTTTGCTGATTACAAAGGTAAAATGCTCCGCCTCAAGGTTGTGGAAATGGACCGGGAGAAAAACAAACTAATTTTATCTCAGCGAGCGGTATTAGATGAGGAAGTAAATGAAAAGAAAAAAGAAACACTTTCTTCAGTTAATGAGGGTGAAATTATAGAAGGGACTGTGCAACGGTTGACGAGCTTTGGAGCATTTGTTGATATTGGTGGTGTCGATGGACTTGTTCATATTTCTCAAATGGCTCATCATCACGTTGAACAGCCTTCCGATGTAGTTAGTGAAGGAGATTCAGTTAAAGTAAAAGTGTTAGGTGTAGATCCTGACAATGAACGTATTTCTCTTTCTATTAAAGATACCCTCCCTGGCCCATGGGAATTATTAGAGGGGCAAATTCAACCAGGCCAAGTTATTAAAGGGACAGTAAGGAGACTAGTCTCATTTGGTGCTTTTATAGAAGTGGCACCTGGTGTAGAAGGGCTGGTTCATATTTCACAAATTGCCAATAGACATATTGGAACACCAGGAGAAGTTTTAAAAGAAAACGAAGAAGTTTCTGCAAAAGTTTTGGATGTTAATACAAAAGATAAACGGATTTCGTTAAGCATCCGTGCATTAGAAGAAGAAAAAGAAGCGAAAGCTGAAAATCAAGTAAAGCAAGAATACGAAAAAGATGATGATCATGGTGGTTTCTCATTAGGCGATGTCATTGGCGATCAATTAAAAAAATATAAAAACTAA
- a CDS encoding PilZ domain-containing protein has protein sequence MIKVGETIYLELKENEEETKRLRSKVLDSEEGRLFIDFPVEEVNSKPRYFLEGTQFRAIFLGENHIVYLFETEVLGKTERKVPMLVIKDPGQEQYIKIQRREYVRIDSNVDCAVYSPDNRFEPFTTVTSDLSGGGMALVLPSSHELSADDHVKTWLALGYQSGETHFVAVKAKFIREYNEQERNIGSFQFLEIEESDRQKIIRFCFEQQLELKRRKKLS, from the coding sequence TTGATCAAAGTTGGTGAAACAATTTATTTAGAATTAAAAGAAAATGAAGAGGAAACGAAAAGGTTAAGAAGTAAAGTTCTTGATAGCGAAGAAGGACGCTTGTTTATTGACTTTCCAGTAGAGGAAGTAAATTCTAAGCCCCGCTACTTCTTGGAAGGCACCCAATTTAGAGCTATCTTCCTTGGTGAAAACCATATTGTTTATTTATTTGAAACGGAAGTGTTAGGGAAAACTGAAAGAAAAGTACCAATGCTTGTCATAAAAGATCCTGGCCAAGAACAGTATATAAAAATTCAAAGGCGGGAGTATGTGAGGATAGACTCGAATGTAGATTGCGCAGTTTATTCGCCGGATAATCGTTTCGAGCCATTTACTACAGTGACCTCTGATTTAAGCGGAGGAGGCATGGCACTTGTCTTACCATCCTCTCATGAATTAAGCGCAGATGATCATGTAAAAACGTGGTTAGCGCTCGGTTATCAATCTGGAGAAACACATTTTGTTGCTGTAAAAGCAAAATTTATCAGGGAATATAATGAGCAAGAACGGAACATTGGTTCTTTTCAATTTTTAGAAATAGAAGAAAGTGACCGTCAAAAAATCATTCGTTTTTGCTTTGAACAGCAATTAGAGCTAAAACGGAGGAAAAAACTGTCATAG
- the der gene encoding ribosome biogenesis GTPase Der, with protein sequence MPKPVLAIVGRPNVGKSTIFNRIVGERVSIVEDRPGVTRDRIYSSAEWLTHEFFIIDTGGIEISDEPLLDQMRYQAELAIEEADVICFVVNGREGLTSADEEVGQILQRSKKPVVVAVNKMDDPSMHEQLYDFYSLGIGDVYPVSGSHGLGLGDLLDQLATHFPNQEEDVYDEDTILMSLIGRPNVGKSSLVNALLGEERVIVSNIPGTTRDAIDTPFTKDGQDYVVIDTAGMRKRGKVYEATEKYSVLRALKAIERSDVVLVVINAEEGIIEQDKKIAGYAHEAGRAIVIVVNKWDAVEKDDKTMKEFEEKIRNGFRFLDYAPIVFLSAKTKRRLHNLLPLVNEVSESHNMRVQTHVLNDVIVDAVTMNPTPTDHGGKRLRISYATQVSVAPPTIVLFVNDPELLHFSYKRYLENKIREAFTFAGTPVHIIARKKSD encoded by the coding sequence GTGCCAAAACCAGTATTAGCAATTGTTGGTCGACCAAATGTGGGTAAATCAACAATTTTTAACCGTATAGTTGGAGAAAGAGTATCTATCGTTGAAGATAGACCGGGTGTAACGAGAGACCGAATATATAGTTCGGCTGAATGGCTCACTCACGAATTTTTTATTATAGATACAGGTGGGATTGAAATTAGTGATGAACCATTGCTAGATCAAATGCGATACCAAGCTGAACTTGCTATCGAAGAAGCGGACGTAATCTGCTTTGTCGTCAATGGTAGGGAAGGTTTAACATCTGCTGATGAAGAAGTAGGGCAAATATTACAGCGCTCTAAAAAACCAGTTGTTGTTGCCGTTAATAAGATGGACGACCCTTCTATGCATGAGCAGCTTTATGACTTTTATAGCCTTGGGATTGGGGATGTCTACCCTGTTTCTGGTTCTCATGGACTCGGACTAGGAGATTTATTGGATCAATTAGCCACTCATTTTCCTAACCAAGAAGAGGATGTATATGACGAAGATACTATACTAATGAGTTTAATTGGTCGCCCGAATGTGGGTAAATCGTCTTTAGTTAATGCCCTTTTAGGTGAAGAAAGAGTCATTGTGAGCAATATTCCTGGGACAACGAGAGACGCGATTGATACGCCATTTACGAAAGATGGGCAAGATTACGTCGTGATTGATACAGCAGGTATGCGTAAACGAGGAAAGGTATATGAAGCGACAGAAAAATATAGTGTATTAAGAGCTTTAAAGGCGATTGAGCGTTCAGATGTTGTTTTAGTTGTTATAAATGCAGAAGAGGGCATTATAGAACAAGATAAAAAGATTGCTGGTTATGCTCATGAAGCAGGAAGAGCGATCGTCATTGTTGTGAATAAATGGGATGCAGTGGAAAAAGATGATAAGACGATGAAGGAATTTGAAGAGAAAATCAGAAATGGGTTCCGCTTTCTTGATTATGCGCCAATCGTGTTTTTATCCGCTAAAACAAAACGTAGATTACATAATCTTCTACCACTTGTTAATGAGGTTAGTGAGTCACATAATATGAGGGTACAAACACATGTGTTAAATGATGTTATTGTGGATGCGGTAACGATGAATCCCACCCCTACTGACCATGGTGGTAAGAGGTTAAGAATTAGTTATGCGACACAAGTATCTGTGGCGCCACCTACAATTGTCTTATTTGTTAATGATCCTGAATTGTTACACTTTTCCTATAAACGTTATTTAGAAAATAAAATAAGAGAAGCTTTTACATTTGCTGGAACACCTGTTCATATTATTGCTCGTAAGAAGAGTGACTAG
- the prsW gene encoding intramembrane metalloprotease PrsW, producing MISIITVAITPAVALLTFFYLKDEFEQEPIIMVVRSFIFGALLVFPVMFIQFAIQHETDIVSPFVLSFFQSSFIEEFLKWFIVLITIFYHVHFNQRYDGIVYATAVALGFASVENVLYLLANGVDMAFFRAIFPVTSHALFGVVMGFYFGKAKFNKNKRYRYLFLAFFFPYLLHSLYNLILVLLNAWMYVLVPFMIGLWIVALRHIKKANRLQALHHVKREIS from the coding sequence ATGATTTCTATTATAACAGTGGCTATTACCCCCGCTGTAGCCCTTTTGACATTTTTTTATTTAAAAGATGAATTTGAACAAGAGCCGATCATAATGGTAGTTAGAAGCTTTATATTTGGCGCTCTACTTGTTTTTCCTGTGATGTTCATTCAATTTGCGATTCAGCATGAAACAGACATCGTCTCACCTTTCGTACTTAGTTTTTTTCAATCATCATTTATTGAAGAATTTTTAAAGTGGTTTATCGTTCTGATAACTATATTCTATCATGTTCATTTTAATCAGCGTTACGATGGTATTGTGTATGCGACTGCAGTTGCGCTTGGGTTCGCATCCGTTGAAAATGTGTTGTACTTGCTTGCTAATGGTGTCGATATGGCTTTTTTTAGAGCTATTTTTCCTGTAACAAGTCATGCTCTTTTTGGAGTCGTTATGGGTTTCTATTTCGGGAAGGCGAAATTTAACAAAAATAAAAGGTATCGTTATTTATTTCTTGCTTTCTTTTTTCCATACTTATTACACAGTTTATATAATTTAATACTCGTGCTTCTCAATGCATGGATGTATGTATTAGTTCCTTTTATGATAGGCTTGTGGATAGTCGCATTAAGACATATTAAAAAAGCAAATCGATTACAAGCACTTCATCATGTAAAACGGGAAATAAGTTAG